A region of the Lagopus muta isolate bLagMut1 chromosome 2, bLagMut1 primary, whole genome shotgun sequence genome:
GGCAAAATGCATCTCAAACATCTGTCTCTTCCCCTTGCAACACAGCTGTTGTCAAAGTCACCAAAACTCAGGTAGCACCATTCAGGGAGTTACAAAGATGATTCAAACTGCTCGTTTTGATCGGTGTTTGCCTCTAGCTTAACCGCAGGTACACTCTCCGATTTAGTCCTTCTAGTTTTGTTGTGTGGAAATTCAATGACAACCTCTGAACAAGAAATACTAAGCGAAGaagatttttctgtcttctttccagTATTATCTTCTATCGTTCCACAACATTGCTTCAAAGCACACTGAGTTCTGCAAGGAAACTCGCATTTCCCTCTCCCTGATTCAGAGCCAACGCTGGCAAACTCGGGCTGGATGGTAGTTGCATGAATCCCTTCATCGTGAAAGATCTCTTTTATGCGCTTTGCCACCATCATGTACGTGGAAGGGTCAGGACACTTTATGTGAGCCGTGCCAATGATCCTACTGCCTGCTAGCTGCCAAATGTGTAATTCATGCACCGCTTCAACTCCTTCAAGGGTACGTAATTTTGAGTTCAAAGAATGAACATCTATTTGTTTGGGAACAGTCTGCAGAAGTATAAGGGCCGACTCCCTAAGCAATGGGTAAGTTGTGTAAAGGAGGATACAAACCATAATCAAACAAAGAACAGGGTCTAAATATAGTAACCAGCATGGACCAGCCACCGTAATGCTCTCTTGCTCAGACTTGTTTACACTGCCAAGAGGCTGGGATAAAGTAGCATTCTCCACACAATGGCTATTGACACACGGATTAAAGCAGGGCCCATCTTTGGGGCATGGATTCCACAAACCATAAAAGAGCAAGGCATTCACTACGACAATTACTGAACCTAAGGCATCTccaaaaacatgcagaaaaactCCACGCATGTTAAGCTGCGCGCTAGAGTCTTCCTCAACCTCTTCAACATCCAGAGGATAATGCCCAGCGTTCCCATTCACTTGTAGGTCAGTCGTGTCGTCCTTCATATCACCTGACAAGAAAACAGTAGAGCCATTAGGCACATGCTAATACACATTACTACAATTCCATATAAAATTATTATCAACATTAAGCCTGCCTCATGCAgtacaaaactgaaaaacaagcaacttGGCCCATCACGCTTCTATTTTACCAAAAATCCACTTCCACCTTTTCCAGCTGCTTAACCATTAACAACTTACTCTTCATTTCTCATGCAAAATGAAGAATTGTGGAGCATATACTTAAAGGTTGCTTAAGTAGCtgtgtaatttatatttgcttcCTCTTGTGAAAGGCCAGATAATCACATTGCTAAAACCTCTCTAGCACGATAGCAGTGAAGTTCTATTTAATATTACATCTTACAAAATTAAAAGCTCACAAGCAGCTTGGATGCTACTTTatagacatttattttcaggttgAGCAGTTCATTTCCAAAAGACCTCTGAAATCAAACAGGAGGAATCATTCCTGAGATGCCAGCAGAACAGTGAGATACAATGAGCTGAGCTTTGGAGGTCTAACAGGAAGAATTTGTCAGCAGCATTGACAACAGGACAGTATAAGTTATCACTTCAGTTCTCAGAGGCTATGAATTTGTGCTGTTTGTATTCCAGAATATATACAAACTTATTTTTAGTACTTTTGTTGATTTTCAAGTAACACATTGCTGTTGAGTGGCATACAGCTGTTGATGCCCAAAGCCATGTATTACGAATCACATAATTCGTAAAAGAACATTTTAGTACCCTCCCTTATCAAAATGGGTTCCATCACACCCAACAAGCTATGCAGGAACAAATGCACACACCATTATAAAGAGGCAGAGTgaagtttctgaaagaaatcattttccaaACTTCAACATTGGAATTATTTTACAAGATTAACTTTTTATGCTTCTTCAGAAGATCTTTGGACAGACAACTTACAGTGTTAAAGAAATGTAACGGGCACTGGCCACTGGCCAGTAAAACAAGAAGCTCTCACTGCTTCTACAGTTACTGAGTTCAGAACTTTGTAAACATTAATGTGTTAACATGACCTGCAGCTTTTGTAATTCTGCTCTCATGACTGTAATTCTGTGATCACAAAAGTGTCTCCAAGGCCTTTCCTCTCCCAAGACGGAGGCAGGCACACACTGAGGTGGCTGAGAGGTAGGTCAGTCCCAAGCCCTTGGCTCATCACGCTGGGCATCACACTTCTGCCCTAAAGCTCCAGCTACATTTTCCACACAGTTTCTAGAGTCATGGAACAAGGAAATGTCACTGGGGCCAGTAATCTTCCAGAGAAATGAGTGAGTTAGAGGAAAATATCTTGAGTTACAGAGTTCAGACTTCAGGGTTCACAATGAGGGCACAGAAAGAGGACGCCTTCTGATCCTGCTCCATACCAAGAGTTTGGGACAAAGGGGATTTGGAGAGTCAGTGGATAGGGGTGGATAGCAAGAAGCAAGGTTCCGAAAGCTCTGAGTCTTTTCAATGGTTAAAATGTCTCAATTTGAATTTTGACTCATTTAAACCCAACTATAAACAGATTACTTTACACAAAATGTATGCACAAAGATGCCTGTGCAGGACTAACCCCTGAGGCTATTGTGAGGATTTCTCTTCATCCTCAGGAGAAGAGAGCCTACCCTTCTTCACAATTCCCTGCTGAGGTACAGCACCAATTTCAGTCATTTCCCATTTTCACTTGTACACCTTACAGCTTCTTACAAGTCTTCATGCACCTTTACCTGTGACACTTCCATGGGTCAACAACAAATAACTCCATCCTTACATAATCATGACAtggcagagaaggaaaggcaaACTTCCTTGAAAGTTTCACCATGCCCAAAATTATGCCCTGCTACTTACTAAATGCCCACAACAAATTATTTGCTTCTGCTGGAAGGACACCCACAAGATGTTCCACACAAGTTACCCAAAAGCAGCATACATTTCAATCCACAAGAGAAGCCAATCTTTTAGCTTACAACTAGACAGGAATTTAGCTGAAAGCACAACTTACATTCCAACAGGCAAGAACAATTCAAAGGCCAAGGTATCAATTAGATCAATGGCTAACTGAATTTTACACTGTTTGAAACTACTTATTAGGATACTTTTGTTGGGACTAACACAACATTAAgagcttattttattttgtggttaAGAAAGGAGTTCAATACACTCAGAGAACTTACAATCTTTTCAAAAGCAACAGGGAGTCAAAACACTAAAGAAACTAAAAAGAGGAACTCCAAGTTTCTCAGATGTCCATGAGAACTTCTAactactgaaatactgaaactgTAGCAAAGTTCACTCCACAGAGGAAAGAACAACCTAAGCTAATTCAGCAGTGTCTCCTAATACTGCCCTGAGAAGAAAGGAGATACATGGATCAGAGgactgagaaaaaaaggagatgtgGGTCCAAGGACTGACactctttctttcctgctgcagggatACAGTAAGAGTGAAGTGCATAAGCAGCAAACATGCAACTTCCACTGACACACAGTATTCAGCTTAGACCAAATGACTTCAAAACAAGTCACCCAGGCATCTGAATCCACTGAAAAAATAACCCAAGACATTCCCTCCCACAAAAAAGACAGCATAGTCAGAACTAGGGAGAGAAGATCTTAACAAACAAGTGAATGAGAAGCTTCATTCTTTGGAAAGCTCAAGAAAGCTAACTTGAAATCACACGTGTGCTGCGAAACCAGCAAGCTCTGCATTCAGTGCCTTCTGCATGACTTCCTCAACACCAACTGGTAACCTCAAAGATTTCTTCCTACACACGCCTCGAAGAAACACCGCATTACTGCAATGGAATTTACTTCGGTACGCTGCGTCCAGTGGGAAAAAATCTCTGAGGTTGATGACAACTAAAGCAACAGAGTGATCCGTCTGTCAGGACCAAGGCGCTGAGCTGCAGTTTGATGCACAGCCAGTTCAGCCGCCAGGGCACTGCCTTGTGACAGGCGAACACCGCTTGTCACGCGCCTCCTCTGCTAGCACCAACTTTTCCCAAGACCCCAAGCTTCACCCCGAGCTGCGTGCGAGAGAAAGGCGCGTCCCAAGGCGCTGCTTTTAGCACCCGGACAAGAGGTTTGAGGCGGAGGTGCCGCCCGCCCCGCTAAGCAGCTTTCCCGCCGCTTCCCTCAGGACGGACGGGCGGCCCCGCGGAGCTCGTGCCACCGCCGTCCTCGAGGACGGGACCTGAGGCGCTCTGCCGCGACGGGCACGAGGCGCGCGGGGCTTACCCAGCTTCTCCTGGCTGACCCCATTGGAGCCGCTGCAGTTCTCCACCAAGGTGCTGGTCTCCTCGCGGTGCAGCGCGGCCTCCCCGTCCCCGGGGCTTTGCTCGGCCTTGGCGCTGCCCCGGGGGAGCCGGGCGCCACCCCCGTGCGCGTGGCCGTGGGAATGGCCGTGTCCGCCGACGCCGTGGTGGTTGAAGAGGCAGAGCCCCAGCAGGTTGATGACGAGCCCCGCCACCCCCACGGCGATGACCACCAGCGGCTGCTGGATCTCGTGGGGCTCGGTGAAGCGCTCGATGGCCTCCAGCAGGATGGTGAAGCAGAGGGCGGTGAGGAAGACGGCGTTGACCAGGGCGCCCATCACCTCGGCGCGCACCCAGCCGAAGGTGTTCTTCTTGGTGGCGCGGGTGCGCTGGGCGAAGCGCACGGCCACCAGCGCCACGACCAGAGCCATGACATCGGAGAGCATGTGGAAGGAGTCGGACAGCATGGCCAGCGACGACGTGACGCGgctcaccaccacctccaccacgAAGAAGAGGAAGGTGAGCGCCAGCATGCACAGCAACCGCGCCCGCCGGTTCTGCCACCACCGCGGCCCGCCCGGCCCCTCGGCCGCCATCCCCCCGCACATTGCGCCGGGGCGAGCGCCGGCGgccgccggcccggcccggcccgggc
Encoded here:
- the SLC30A1 gene encoding zinc transporter 1, giving the protein MCGGMAAEGPGGPRWWQNRRARLLCMLALTFLFFVVEVVVSRVTSSLAMLSDSFHMLSDVMALVVALVAVRFAQRTRATKKNTFGWVRAEVMGALVNAVFLTALCFTILLEAIERFTEPHEIQQPLVVIAVGVAGLVINLLGLCLFNHHGVGGHGHSHGHAHGGGARLPRGSAKAEQSPGDGEAALHREETSTLVENCSGSNGVSQEKLGDMKDDTTDLQVNGNAGHYPLDVEEVEEDSSAQLNMRGVFLHVFGDALGSVIVVVNALLFYGLWNPCPKDGPCFNPCVNSHCVENATLSQPLGSVNKSEQESITVAGPCWLLYLDPVLCLIMVCILLYTTYPLLRESALILLQTVPKQIDVHSLNSKLRTLEGVEAVHELHIWQLAGSRIIGTAHIKCPDPSTYMMVAKRIKEIFHDEGIHATTIQPEFASVGSESGRGKCEFPCRTQCALKQCCGTIEDNTGKKTEKSSSLSISCSEVVIEFPHNKTRRTKSESVPAVKLEANTDQNEQFESSL